One window of Papaver somniferum cultivar HN1 chromosome 9, ASM357369v1, whole genome shotgun sequence genomic DNA carries:
- the LOC113312413 gene encoding uncharacterized protein LOC113312413 produces MKSNKWNSDIDTQVILYFNIDPRRIKFQSIKLCHWIPPSPGFIMFCCDGASVGNPGCAGFGVVIRDHLCQVLGVITGGIGIATNYLSEVYAVICAIEMAVTWGLQKILLCSNSKTVITEFENNKMPWFVRMRWYKARKQIQEICFLHNYRETNFATDTAAKMGAKMHAGQRQVYTRRPSFFIRVEYPNVDYYIIC; encoded by the coding sequence ATGAAAAGTAACAAATGGAATTCTGATATTGATACACAGGTAATTCTTTACTTTAATATTGATCCAAGAAGAATCAAATTTCAAAGTATAAAACTGTGTCACTGGATCCCTCCTAGTCCTGGTTTTATCAtgttttgttgtgatggagcatcaGTTGGAAACCCAGGATGTGCTGGTTTTGGGGTTGTAATTAGAGATCATTTGTGTCAAGTGTTGGGAGTTATAACTGGAGGTATTGGCATTGCTACAAATTATTTATCAGAAGTATATGCAGTTATATGTGCTATAGAAATGGCAGTTACTTGGGGATTGCAGAAGATCTTACTTTGCTCTAATTCCAAAACAGTAATAACAGAGTTTGAAAACAATAAGATGCCTTGGTTTGTGAGAATGAGATGGTATAAAGCAAGAAAACAAATACAGGAGATTTGCTTCTTACACAATTACAGGGAAACAAACTTTGCAACTGACACTGCAGCTAAAATGGGAGCAAAAATGCATGCAGGGCAAAGGCAGGTCTATACAAGAAGGCCTAGTTTTTTTATTAGAGTTGAATATCCAAATGTGGATTACTATATAATCTGTTAG